The nucleotide window CTTGTTCGTACTTGTGGCTACAGTTGGgaccctgaggcccagaaaggagaaGAGTCAGCATCCAAGGGGGGATCCAGACCTTGTTCAACTTGACCAGTGCTCTTCCCAGTCGCTCATGTGCCTAAGTGACCCTCAgtgcagggtttctcaacctcagcactccTGACATTATGGGCTGGATAATTTTTCGTTgcaggggctgccctgtgcattgGAGGAAGTTTAGTAGTATCCCTTGTCTCTACCCACTGGAGCATCATCCCCCCAGCCTGTTTGTGACAACCACaaaaaaatgcctccagacattgccagagcTCTTCTTATGAGGGGAAAGGGGCGGGAGCCAAAATTATCCCTGGTTGTAAATCACGGACCTACGACATTCAAGACCCCAAAGCTAGAGCCAAGCCAGCTTTAGTCTCTAGCCTGGTAGAAGGGCAGCTCCTCCATTCCCTGCTCCTGGtgctgtccccaccccactccaccttCCCTCGTTCTTTGTTATTGTGCCCAGAATGCACAGTAGTGTGGTAGAATGTGGGTTTCCATGACAGCAACCTAGCTATTtagtgctgtgtgaccttaaagGCCTCATCTTCCTCATTTATATAATGGGGATGATAGTGGATAGCGCCCATTTGTAGTAAATGAGACCATTTGTGTCACACGCTCAGTGTGATCCCTGGCACGTAGAAAGCACTTAGTACACAGGAGTTCTTACCAGTCTGTGAGCTCCCTGGGAGCACCTGTCACAGACTCACCTTCATATCCTCCACTGCGCCTAGCATATAGTGCATACATTTTGAAAGAAGGGAGGGGCATTTCCTGGAGTGGGTCCAACTCCAGCCCCAGTCAACTTCCCTGGCCCTCCTCATGCAGAGAACCACCACGCCCTGGGGACATCAGGTGTAAGGGCCAGGAGCTTGGGCTGGCTGAGTCTGAAGGGAGATGATGTCACCTCTGGGGCTGTTGGTCTTGAAGGCCTAAGGCATGCAGACCAACTAGCAAACCTCAGAGGAAGCAGTACCTAGCGCTGGGGGATGGGGCTTCAGAAGTGAGGACTGGGGCAGACCTGGGAGCAGGGGAGTGAAAACACTGACgctggcccagggccaggcacaTCTGTGGACTTCACTTCCATGATCTCCTTGACTGTCATGACCACTCTGAGAAAACCACTGCCCCGACCCCTCCCAGGCCCTTCTTCAGGGAGAAAATTGCTAGGGGGGCCTGCCAAAGCTAAGAGGTGGGCCTTGCCTACCTCTGTGGATGCCCAGCACTTAGGAATGGCAGGATGCCCCTATCATGTGCCCCCTCTGCCCAGGTCAGTTCTGTGTGTTCCCCTTCAGAACAGGAGGCTGCTGGTGCAGATGCTGCAGAAGGGATGCCCCTACTGAGGAAGAGACGCCGACGTGACTTAGACTGCGCCCACCCAGGGAAGGTGCTGAGCGGGGCCCTGGCGGTGGTCCCATCTGGATGTGAAACCCAGGCTCAAATGTCTGTTACTCCGTTACTGTGATTTCTGGTTGTGTCTCCAGGAATATTGCCCACATAGACACACATTATGTCCCTGCTGTATTTCTTGCTTCCGTGTTGAAGTTGTGAATAAAACCCTGCTCTTTATGTAGAATGTCTGGGCCTCTCCTTCCAGCCACGTTTGAGGGCACGGGAGGGAAAGGGGGCTGGCGGGCGGCATGTTCAGTGAGATAGAGCTGGCTCCAAAGAGCCAAGAAAACTTAAGGACACCAGTCTACTCAGGACTCCTATTCAGTCGCTCATTCAGCAAGCAGGTACTCAGTGCCTGTTGTATATGCCAGgtcctgtgccaggtgctgggttCTTATTCTCGCCTCTGCCACCTACTGGCACAGCCAAGCCTCCACTACCAGATGGGGTTTTGCTTACCCCGTTCCATTTCATCCCCCTGCCAAGCTTTGAGGGGAGTGCCCAGGGCATACAAGAGAGTGAGCCGAGCTAGGATCCAGACCTCGCTGTCTGCTTACTCTCTTCTCTGGCCTTGGGTAGGGGTGAcagattcagcaaataaaaatacaggacactcaGTTAAATTCTCATTTCATAAAACGAATAATTTTTTCATCTGAGATGTCCTAAGTATTGCATGGACATACTTAtaggaaaaaattattcattagTTTACCCAAAATTGGAATGTAACtgagcatcctgtattttatctgtcCTTGACCCTGTGATCTGCAAATATTCGGTAGTGAAACGGGCGGGTATTTGGTCCCTGAGGCCCCTCCCGGAACTGACATCCTGGGAACCCCTGATTTTAGGTCATTTTCCCCGGAGCTTTTGCCGGGAGAATCCCGGACCCAGCCCGGCGAGGGCACCGCGCGTTGGTGACCGCGCTGAGGCACTTCTCGGCCCCGCCCCTTGGCGTGGGACCACGCCCCCCAGCCAGAGCTGGCCGCGCCCACTCCTCGCGAGAGGGCTGCGCCTGCCGAGGAAGGTTCTCAGAGGCGGAAGTAGGGCGGCGGAAGTGGGGTTCCGGAAGCGGCGTTGCCATGGAGCCCGAGGAGGACTGGCTCGTGGAATCCTTGCGCTTGTAAATCctgtgggccctgggccctgggtccTGGGCCTGGAGCTGGCGGGGCGGGCGAACAGGCGCAGGGTGTAGCGCGCAGGGAAGCCCGGTGCGGGCTGAGCCGGCCTGGCCGCGGGGTGGGCCCGGCACCGAGGACTCCGGCTGGAAGTGGGCTCCGGCATTTGGGAAGGGGTACCTACCTCCCCGTGTGCGCAGTTTGTGTGCGGTGCCAGGAAGAGCGGCGGTCGTGGAGGATAATAATCACTCAGGTGACCCGTTATTTTGCGCCAGCCTGAGTGAAACCCTGAGCAGATTATCTCAGTGATTCCCCACATCAGCCTTGGGAAATGCGGGTGCTTTGGgagtcccattttacagctgaggaccGACTCTCAGGGATAGCTATGACCGGCCTGGCCCCAGCCATACGGGGCTATAGTGTGCAACAAGAGCTGTTCCCAGGTCTGCTTTGCTCCAGAGCCTGGACCCCGCCTACCGAACCATTCTGCCGTGCTGCCGTTTCAGAGTTTTAACAGCTGTAGAGAGCTATGCACCGTGTGACATTGTGTCTTTATCATGCAGGTACCAAGATTTCCATGCATTCGACCTTTCAGGAGCCACTCGAGTCCTTGAATGGATTGGTGACAAAGGTAATCTGCCCTGCCTGGCCCTGAAGGAGATAGACTTTCAATCCTCAGGCTGGACTTCTTCATGCCAGCTCAGCCGGAAGGGACCCAACCCACACTTCTGGGAGTCTGAGGCCCCCTCCTCTTGGTCTTGTAGCAATTTCCACCCTGTCAGCACTTAACATTCCTCCCAGTAAGATCTAGATCCTTTCCATTCCCCAACACAAGCCTGCATACCAATGGTGAAGGAATTTATCTTTGCTTTGGAGGTTTTGGTGAGATTTCTAGACCCAGCCTCGGTCCAGGATCTTTCTAGCAGTTTGTCACAGCTACTTCTGCTTCTTTTTCCAGGAGTCTTTGTTGCTGGCTATGAAagcctgaaaaaaaatgagattcttCATCTGATATTACCTCTCAGACTTTCTGTAAAAGAAAACCAGGTAACTTGAAATATAAACGCTGAGTATTTGTCTCtactttttatccatttattaaacCTTTAGAGAGTGCCTCTGTCTGCTAGGTATTGTCCTGGATActagacagagagagggacaagcactgATCCTGCTCTGCATGTCTCACGGGGAGGCAGGGATGCACAGAGATAAGTGCTACAAGATGTCTGAGGTTTACAGAGGGCTCCTAGAGGAAGTGGCCAGTTTTACTTAATCAAAAATAGATTTTGGCTTAGGGAGCCATTAGGGTATAGAGGGTGGTTGAAGCCCTTAGAATGGTTAAGATCACCTAAGATGACAGTGTCACATATAAGGAATAGAAGCAGACGATGTCTAAAGACCAAACCTTAGggagtttatttcaggaatgGTTAGAGGAAGATGGACTCACAACAAACGCTAAGAAGGAACAGTCTGTGAAGCAGGAGTCTCAGAAAAGGGCAGCATCtcagaagccaagaaaagaaaacgtgaagaagaaaagagtgggTAGCTACGTGATGTTGCTGTAAAATCACTCAGACTTGTCTGAAGACAGCCTGGCCTTTGTTGCCTTTGGGGGGATTTTCCTGCCTAGTGCTCTTGATCTCCCGGATCCCCACCACTCAAGCTTGAGCCAGGAGCTCACTCACCCAGACTGAGCCTTGAGAAGATACTTTATTTATCTCCTATCTCACCTggcctttcctcttttttcttgcGGCTacctcctttccctctgttgcCAGTTCCTCACATGGAAAGAGTGGAGTCTAGTGGCTCAGAGCGTGAACTTTGGTTAGACAGACTTGGGTTCAGATCCACAGCATAatccctgtgtgaccttggaaaaggtGCTTAAGTTCCCTGTGCCTTTGTTTTGTCACTCTAGGAGTCATTACAGTATATACGTGACAGGGTGGTGTAAGAATTCAGTGTGATAAAGTAGATAAAGCACTGAACACAGCGCCTGACACAGCGGACACTGGATAATTGGTGGTTGTTACATTTTTATTGCTAGGAGAACCCACCTGACTtccagtgggaggtgggggaggaatggGGGATGGGTTAGTTGACTGATAGGTTCCAGCTGTCTCCAATGAAGCTATGAAGCTTCTGTGACTCCTCTAAGAAGGCCTGGAGTGTAACACTTGTACTCTAGTGAAAGGACCCGGGGAAAGGTTCGGAGAAGGGTTTTGGAtgtgcaggaaggaagggaagctgTCTGTGTAGGTAGCTGAGACCACTGTTCACAAGGGTTGCGCACTGAGGCCCGGCAGGGAGAAGCATCTGTTGCAGCCAAGGGGCCTTCATGCTGGCGTCTGACCTAGAACTCGTCGGAAATGTTCCTTTGGAAAGCAGGCTCTCTGATGGGCCACCCCTTTGTATTTTAGGGCTTATGCCCAGAAAGAGATTTCAAGGTGTGCCACGGAGGGTTTTCAGACACATCTGTCTTCGATCTGAAGCACGTGCCAGACACCAGGTATGGTCAGCTCTGTGACCCAGACCTTCCATTCTGGGTGGAGTAGCTGGAGCTGTCAGGGGTATCCTGCCTCTTTATCACcacctctgcccctaccccctcaacacgcaggcacccccccccccagatttggaataaaaaaacaaaaaaaaccctcattgtTTGGTAGTTTGATGGTCCCTCACAGACGACAGACCTTTGGACTAGTGTAACCCCCAGATCGCTGGAGTTGTTCTGAGGAGTATAGAGTAGAAGGATGCCCTTAGTTTCTCAAAGAACTGGTGGTGGGTAGTGGGGACCAGTAGCCCCGGTTGGCAGAGGCTGAGAGTGTCCGGGTGAGGGTTGTGTGTCCAGGCTTCACGCTGTGTCCTCGCTAGGATGCATCGTGCCCCGTGGAAGCCTGGGCTCAGTCCCGTGAGCCTCCCTGAGCTCTGCAGGTCCCTCAGGTggagggagcctgctcctcctcCATGAAATGAGCGTGACCGGTCTCGATGATCTCTTCCTGCAGGAAGCTTCCCAGTATGGGGAGTGGAGGGATCCCAAGCTGAGTGGGCTGGGAAGGGAAAAGGCCGGGGGGTATGTGGGTGAGCTCCCCGCTCTCTGGACTGATATTCCTGTCTGTTATGAATAGGTTGCTGGTCACTACTGGTCTTCCGGGTTCTTACCTGCATGTGTGGCAGGTCACAGAGGACAGTGGTGAGTGAATTTGACTTGGTGGAGCGGGGTTGTGGGAAAGCCCAATACCCATACACCCCTGCCCCCTCATCTAAGCCAGTTAAGGAGTAGTCACAGGGCCAGGTGGGAATTAGAATGCAGTACCTACTGTAAAGTGGGCAGAGATGAGTTAGCAACCGCGGCATGGCGTTCAGCTCCCGGGTGGAGCTTCCTGTGCCTTCAGGAATTCCCTTCACCCACCCAGTCACAGGCGGAGCTCCTGCCCTACTCCGTGCCTCTCCCCCGGGCAGGGGCATAGCTAGGGCAGAGCTAGGGCACCCAGGTGAGCTCATCTCGGGGAGGAGGCGGTGGCAAAGAGGTCACCTCACTTTTCAGGCATGCTGGTCTCAGGGCTGGAAAATAATGAGGGAGCAAGAGGCTCAGCCTACCAGTCTCCCTCTTCATGAAGTCACTCTACTCCGTAAGGGGGAacgggagaaggagcagggggtgTTAATCCTGTTCCCTTCGGGAGGGAAGGGACGTTCGTTCATGCGGAATAGCCTTCCCTCCAGCAGTGGGTTTGCGGGTTCCCTTGCCAGGCAGGCACCAAGAGCGGGCAGCCCTGATCCAGCCCCTTCCATCCCTCCTTCAGTTAGGGCATTGTTGGCCAGAATGCAGGTGTGCCTCAGAGGCACAGGCCACCACTCTGGGAACTGCCCCTCTGCTTGTGGGATCCTCCGCCCCGGTCCCCACACCGCCTCACTCGGATGCCTCCAAGGACCCGGCTGGCAGCTGCCAGCTTCTCCCCAGGCCTCACTGGTCCAGAGAGGCAGTTCTTGTGCTCGTTGGCTTTGCAAGATCACTGACTCAAAGGGCTTTCCTCTTGTTTCTTCTTCGTCAGTTGTCTAATGCTGCAGCATACATTTTGTATCATTGACTTGTAGTTatgattgttgatttttttataattttattgaaattcacaCATTTTATGTGTACAGTTGAGTGATTTCTAGTACATTTAAcaagttgtgcagccatcactgtAAGCcagtttgagaacattttcataacCCCGGTAAGATCTGTTGTGCCCTTTCCCGTTCCTCCCCATGCCTGCACCCTGCCCCactaatctcctttctgtctctgtaataGATTGCCTCTTGTGAACATTTCCTGTCATACAGTGTGTGGTCTCTTGtatgtggcttctttcactcggcaTAACACTTCGAGGTCTGCCCTGTCGTACCATGAGAGGGCATCTGGTTCCCCAGGCACGGTCAGGGTGCATCACTAGTTCCTTCgtgtggctaaataatattccactgtgtggacaCACTGCATTTGCCTCTCCTTTCACCGGCTGATGGGCCTGACTTCTGGCTCTTATCGTGCACAAGTCTTAGTggggacatatgttttcatttccctcgGATAGACacttaggagtgaaattgctgggtcatatggtaaatttatgttggattttttttttttttttaagaaatttccaaACTTCCAGACTGGCTTCattatttacattcccaccaacaatgtatgagggtttcTATTTTCCCACAGTCCtcatcaacatttattaaagCATCCTAATGAGCGTGAAATTGTTTCTCATTGTGCTtttcatttacatctttttaataactaatgatattgagcatctttcctgtgcttattagccattcatAGATCTTCAGTGAAATGCCTCTGCAGATCTTCGTGAGagagtttgttgttttttcccaCCCCCGCAGGCTGAGGCAGCATGCCATCCCAGGCCCTATGATGTTCTGCTTTCACTGTACATTTAGTAGATACTTGTTCAGATTAATCGATAATCTGTACTACATGGTAACAGTAATATTAACAAGCATATTGTACTCCAGGCACTGTACCAAGGACTTTCCATGCTTGATCTCATTAAATTCTCAGGAGTCTGAGAACAGACTGTCCCAGAGAGGCTAGGTTGTTGAAAGACACAAAGATAGTAGCACGACTTAGACGCGAGTCTGGTCCGACTTCAGGGTCTCCTCGGAACCACGTCTGCTGGTAGCTGTAGTTAGACGATGATAAGTGATCTCAGTGCACGTGAAGGCTGTTTACTGAGCAGCAGCGTGGTCTGGGCCTCCATTTTGCTTAGAACTGGTTCCTGGAGGCAGATGATAGGGAACATtatgggctggctcagtcggcagagcatGGGACTCCTGATGCTGGCgttgggagtttgagccccatattgggtgtggagcctactttaaaagaaaaagggaacatTTACGATTATTATTAGTACTGTGATTTGTAGCAGCAGCTAATATCTCATTCAGTCGCAAATACTCACTGTGCGCTTCTGATGTGTCAGGCAATGAGCAAGGTTCGGGGATTACAGCAGCCAGCAGAAACACAGACGCTCCTTTTTTCTTGGTGCTTATATTTGATCACATATTTTGCCCGTTTTTTGATTGACTTTTTCATCTTTAAGAGTCCTCTATACATTCTAGATTTGTcctatatgtgtttattttatcttatttaaattcaattaattgacatacagtatattattagtttcagaggtagagttcagggattcatcaattgcatataatacgcagtgctcattacacacatgccctcctcagTGCCCATCCCTcaggtaccccatcccccaaccccctcccctccagcaaccctcagtttgtttcctagaattaaaagtctcttatggtttgtctccctctggattttgtcttgttttattttgccctcccttcctctatgatcctctgtttgtttcttaaattccgcatatgagtgaaatcatccgataattatctttctctgattgacttatttcacttagcataataccctctagttccatccatgtcattagaAATGGTAAGATtacatttttttgatggctgagtaatattccatttatatatatataccacatcttctttatccattcatgtgtcgatggacatctgggctctttccatagtttggctattgtggccattgcttctatgaacattggggtgcaggtgccccttcagatcactatgtctgtatcctttgggtaaatacccagtagtgcaattactgggtcatagagtagctctatttttaatccTATAtgtgttttgctaatatttttacaGTCTGTTACTGTCTTTTCGTTTTCTTAATAGTGTTTTTTGAAGCATAAAAGTTCTACATTTTGGTGAGGTCCAGTTTGTCAGTGTTTTCTCATAAGAACTATACtcttggtgtcatatttaagaaatctttacctaaCCCACAGATTTTTCCCctatgctttgttttcttttttccccccaaagttttattgttttcatgcCAGCATTTAAGCCTGTGATATCTTTAGAGTTACCCTTTGTGTGCAGTGTGAAGTCACCTTTTTGCATGTAAatatccagttgtctcagcaccattttcAGAGAGCCTGACCTTTCTCCATTGATGTGCCTTGGTACCTTTTTTGAAAGATGGTTGCTTGgagcaagaaaatataaaatggaaatatgcaTCTCCCATTAAGTAGTTTGTACAGCAAACCACTTGTTCCGAGCTGTGCTCTAAACGGCTGCCACTAAGAGAAGCCTCCCGTGTAGAACGCAGAGGTGAGAACCAAGCAGGCTGAGCACATGCACCAAAACTGGATCCGTCTTGAGGTCAGGCGTGTCTTTCCTCCGTTCGGTGCAACAGCGACGTGGACCCTGCTGCCCAGTTTCCATTTGGAGACTTTGGCGTCGTGACCTTTTCCTGCTAGGCGTCCACAGATGGCTTGAGGTCCTGGAACACGTGTTTGAACAAATACTATTAGTTCATGAACTCTGTACCTGTTATTTTCACTTAAGGTGTAAGTGACATCCTCGGGGCgttctttgcttttttctatctttatttgttctttgcgAAACTATAAGAAGCCAGAACTGCTTTTGGGGTTTTGAGATGCCTGCTATGATTCATCACCTCCCATTTGCAAAACTGTAAGACAAATTGCTTCTGACAGTTTCAGAAATGTGAACATAATCCAGAATGTTTATGTCTCACGTCCTCTCTTGCCAGCTGTCAGCCCCCTTTCTTCCTTGACCTAAATGTACGAGGGAAAGCTGCTGGCTGACCTTCACCTCGTGATGTTTCAGGGCTTCATCAGCATTCCAGATTTCAGCCTCTTGTGCTTTCCTCCAGATGTCATTCAGGCTGTCAGCAGCATTGCCGTGCAGGAGAAGGAGGGCGGTCTCTGGCCCAGGGTGGCCATCTTCTCTTCGATGGCACCCGGAGTCCTCCACGGGGTGAGGCTCAGCAGTCTGAACGTCGTGGATCTGGAATCACAGAAGACCACGTACACCTCAGGTACCGCAGCCGGTCAGCCCTTGCAGCCGTGCGACCGGCCAGACTCCTGTGACTCCAGCAGCTTTTCTGTGTCACCCTCTGTGTTGCAGGGGTCAGCGACAGTGAGGAGCTGAGTAGCCTACAGGTCCTGGACGCAGACACTTTTGCCTTCTGCTGCACCTCTGGCCGGCTGGGGCTCGTTGACATCCGCCAGAAGTGGGCGCCATCAGAGAATCTCAGCCCCTGCCCTGGAGCTGCTGGCGGGAGGTGGTGTGCTGACGTGGGGGGCCGGGGCCCTGGGCCCAGCATTGCCAGCCTTGGCTCCAACGGGCAGCTCTGCCTTCTTGATCCCCGGGACCTCGGCCATCCTGTGAGCTCCATCCAGTGCTCAGTGTCTGCACCCAGCCCTGACCCAGAGCTGCTGCGAGTGACTTGGGCTCCAGGCCTGGACGGCTGCTTGGCCATTTCAGGTACAGCTGAACAGCATTTTGGGTCTGTTACTTGATCTCTCTCCCAGGGGACTATGGGAGCCTGCAGCCCCATGATACATCTGGCCCCAGAAGTGAAAGTCGCTCTCGGAGAAGCTCCAGATCAACTCCCTCCAGGTTCTTCCACGGCAGGCCCTTCCCGGTTCTAGCTACTAAATTTTCACCTTGGTAGCAGGCCTTTCCTACCTGAGCAGGAATGCAGTGCTGAGGTTGGTCGAGAGGCCTGTAGCTAGTGGGGCTCTAGGACGGTCACCGAGCTGTACCAGGAAGAGGTGAGAGGATCACAAAAATGCTTCTTGGTCTGCTTGCTTTTCGAATTCTAGCAAGCTGCTAGGTCAGCAGGCTCCTGGGTCTGGCACAGCAGTTTCTAGCTGAAGGAGGGTATCTAATAATGAGGGCATCCAGAAGTCAATGGGAAGGACCCATGGAAGGGGAGAGGTTGGAAGAATAGTCGAGAGTAAGAAAAGATCATTGAAAATGGCAGGATCCAAaaagagcaggagaaaagaatCAAGCTTGGTGGAGGAACTGTCTCTTTGGTAGCAAGAAGACAACAGGACAGAGTGTGGGTGTAGCCAGGTCGTGGGGGGACATGCGGGTGCCCCTCTGTAAGGGCTTCTGTTTCCCCCATCAAGCAGGGGGCAAGACCATCTGCTGAGAGGGATCCAGATGCAGAGGGATTAGAATTTGAGGCAAGTGGAAAAGTTTTGAGTCtcttatgcctcagtttcccaaggaaaataatagtacctatttcatGCATTTGGATTAAAAGAATGCCTGTCCAGGATTGGCCTTAGGCCTGGCATGTAACAGATGAACAGCGGAAGTACACCGTCACCTGCTCAGTGGAGTCGACAGCTGCCGACATCGAGGGCAGAGCTCACGTGCCCTTCAGCTGGCTTTAcgcatcttttttcttttttaggtaatTGCCACCTAATATGGGGCTCAgctccatgaccccaagatcaagagtcagatgctgtacaggctgagccagccaggcgcccctggccttaAGCATCTTGTTATTATTTGATTTCTCATTCTATAGCCTGTTTTGGTACCAGAGAGCAAACTATAAAAATTacttcagggatgcctggctgactcagttggagtgtggactcttgatctcagggtcgtgagttcaagccccttgttgggcatagagataacttaaaaaacaaacaaacaataaaaattactttagagATTCAATGTCAatcctctcttttctcattcttccttAGGTTTTGATGGGACAGTCCAGGTCTACGATGCCACATCTTGGGATGGAGTGGGGAGCCAGGTAGACCCTCTCTTCACTCACAGAGGTCACATCTTCCTGGAGGGCAGTCAGATAGACACTGCCGCACTGGTTACTACCCACACTTGGCACCCCCACAAACCACGGACTTTGTTATCGGCAGCAAGTGATGCCTCCCTGCACGTGTGGGACTGGGTGGACCTCCGCGCGGCCTGCTGACTCCAGCGTCTTTCTGCCCAGGCCTCAAAGAAGAGGAGGAGCTACTAGAGAGCCAAGGTACCGACTTCGGTCCCTGTTACCAGCcaagtggccttgggcaagtccgCCAGCTTCTCCTACCCCGGGTTCTTTATTTGTAAGGTGAGAATAGTAAGAGCTACCTCTCAGGGTTGTTGGAAAAGTGAGAAGTGATGTATTAAAAAACAGGATGCATAGCTCCTGTTAGATCCGAGAGCCCCATTTCCCCCACGTGTAGAGTGACAGTGCTTTATCCCTGTCTGTATTCACAACATCAGTGAAAatcaaaaaaaccaacaaatgaaaACTCGTTTTGTGAACTTCTTTACAGAACTCAAAATGTACAAGGGCCAATAAGCATGAAAAAAGAAGTCAACCCCAGTAGCAATGAaggaaataacataaaacaaGGGTATTGCCCTTTTTTACCTATCAAGTTGCCAAATTGTAAAACATTGCTTGGACAGCTGATCAAGGTGACATGATGACCCAGTCCAGGAGACACAAGGCAACAGCGTGGTTCCTGCTCCTGGTGGTGCATGGGACTGGTGTGCAGTCGACCATAATTTGTACATCCAGTCTCCTGTTAAATGACAGTTGATCTTTTGCTGTTACAAATAGTGTGAACAACGTTTGTACCCGGGAACAAAAGCCTgtaggataaatttctaaaattaaaatcgCTAAGGCAGAGGATACGTGCATTTTTAGGTTCTCTAAATACTGCCAGTGTGTCCTCCCCGGAGatgtgccatttgtgacagcagcaGTGATGGgtctgtctgtttctcttccctcacCAGCCAAGGGTCCCTAGTGGCTTTTTGACCTTTGGCAGTCTGATAAGTGAAAAATCATTACTTGTCGTTTTCGTCTTTACTTCCTGGATTTGTGAAATCGAGACTCTTCATGTATTTAAACATTTGGGGGCAAATTTTTCTAAAGATGAGACTAGCCGGGGTGGGGAGATAGGCATTCTCACCAGTACCCCTGCAGCAGAGACTGGACCGCTCCCTTCTTGGGTGGTTCACACTGGGACACAGCCAGGGCCAGGGTGGTGCTTTCCCACAcctgtccctgccctcccaggggaggagaccCAAGGGACAGTTCTTTTTGGTGGCCCGTAGCAAATAGTAAAGTGTACCTGCATTCCTTTTACACAGACTTTCTCACTGTCAACATTTGTTAAGGAATTTTCAGCAagtttgcttttgaaattatttgattaCTCGCCAGTTTGGgctctgagtctttttttttttttttttaaagatttttttatttatttgacagagatagagacagccagcgagagagggaacacaagcagggggagtgggagaggaagaagcaggctcatagcagaagagcctgatgtggggctcgatcccagaatgctgggaccacgccctgagccgaaggcagacgctcaaccgctgtgccacccaggcgcccctgggctctgagtcttaaaaaataattttgagctataattcacaCACCTTacatataattcacacaccacaCAATTCACCCACTGAAAGTATACGATTTGGTGGTTTGggtatattattaatttttaaagattgtggttaaaatatatgtaacactttgcctgtcttttcatttttaagtgtacaattctgtAGAATTAAATGCATTCACAGTGTTGCACAACCATCAGCACTTCTAATT belongs to Ailuropoda melanoleuca isolate Jingjing chromosome 9, ASM200744v2, whole genome shotgun sequence and includes:
- the WDR73 gene encoding WD repeat-containing protein 73 isoform X6 gives rise to the protein MEPEEDWLVESLRLYQDFHAFDLSGATRVLEWIGDKGVFVAGYESLKKNEILHLILPLRLSVKENQGLCPERDFKVCHGGFSDTSVFDLKHVPDTRLLVTTGLPGSYLHVWQVTEDSDVIQAVSSIAVQEKEGGLWPRVAIFSSMAPGVLHGVRLSSLNVVDLESQKTTYTSGVSDSEELSSLQVLDADTFAFCCTSGRLGLVDIRQKWAPSENLSPCPGAAGGRWCADVGGRGPGPSIASLGSNGQLCLLDPRDLGHPVSSIQCSVSAPSPDPELLRVTWAPGLDGCLAISGFDGTVQVYDATSWDGVGSQVDPLFTHRGHIFLEGSQIDTAALVTTHTWHPHKPRTLLSAASDASLHVWDWVDLRAAC
- the WDR73 gene encoding WD repeat-containing protein 73 isoform X1, which encodes MEPEEDWLVESLRLYQDFHAFDLSGATRVLEWIGDKGVFVAGYESLKKNEILHLILPLRLSVKENQGLCPERDFKVCHGGFSDTSVFDLKHVPDTRLLVTTGLPGSYLHVWQVTEDSDVIQAVSSIAVQEKEGGLWPRVAIFSSMAPGVLHGVRLSSLNVVDLESQKTTYTSGVSDSEELSSLQVLDADTFAFCCTSGRLGLVDIRQKWAPSENLSPCPGAAGGRWCADVGGRGPGPSIASLGSNGQLCLLDPRDLGHPVSSIQCSVSAPSPDPELLRVTWAPGLDGCLAISGFDGTVQVYDATSWDGVGSQQVMPPCTCGTGWTSARPADSSVFLPRPQRRGGATREPRYRLRSLLPAKWPWASPPASPTPGSLFVRSSRRPSPRSRTHLWPSSDAITEGRAAAQRSARASYTCPRAQALRKNGCQLTSSKSHPKTTLVAHSTWKHTGR